One region of Edaphobacter bradus genomic DNA includes:
- a CDS encoding FadR/GntR family transcriptional regulator: protein MANRKSPVPPVRPVQRETVIEMVARRVESLVRSGDLSRGSRLPSEPRLAEMLQVSRASLREALKGLVFIGLLKARPGDGTYLQPSLTSMASRHLQWMLLLEEIKYLELYELREILEPAAAALAARRATPDDLEQMQAALSGMKRTTNDPESFIRYEMEFHNAITRASKNGAMQSTMQMMYGALSEGRHRVLPLVQNMAHHCARHENMFLLIAKRDATGARHAVIADVKYAESLLQENLQKLQNQKGESSKGTKMSLKAAKKSSRKTATRKVKLKQDLLETVDE, encoded by the coding sequence ATGGCAAATCGAAAATCACCTGTCCCTCCTGTTCGTCCCGTTCAGCGTGAAACGGTCATCGAGATGGTAGCGCGCCGCGTTGAGTCTCTTGTGCGTTCCGGTGACCTCAGCCGCGGCAGCCGCCTTCCCTCCGAGCCACGTCTCGCCGAGATGCTTCAGGTGAGCCGCGCCTCACTCCGCGAAGCACTGAAGGGACTGGTTTTCATCGGACTGCTCAAGGCCCGGCCCGGAGACGGAACCTACCTGCAGCCTTCGCTCACCAGCATGGCCAGCCGGCACCTGCAGTGGATGCTCCTTCTGGAAGAGATCAAGTACCTCGAACTTTACGAGTTGCGCGAAATCCTCGAGCCTGCAGCCGCTGCGCTCGCCGCGCGTCGAGCTACGCCAGACGATCTCGAACAGATGCAGGCTGCACTCAGCGGCATGAAGCGCACGACGAACGATCCCGAATCATTCATTCGCTACGAAATGGAGTTTCATAACGCCATTACCCGCGCCTCGAAGAACGGCGCAATGCAGAGCACCATGCAGATGATGTACGGCGCTCTCTCTGAGGGACGCCATCGCGTGCTACCGCTCGTCCAAAACATGGCGCATCACTGTGCGCGCCACGAGAATATGTTCCTGCTCATAGCAAAGCGCGACGCCACCGGCGCGCGTCACGCGGTAATCGCGGACGTGAAATATGCCGAGTCGCTTCTTCAGGAGAATCTGCAAAAGCTGCAGAACCAGAAAGGCGAAAGCTCAAAAGGCACGAAGATGAGCCTAAAGGCGGCGAAGAAATCTTCTCGCAAGACAGCAACTAGAAAAGTCAAGCTAAAGCAAGACCTATTGGAGACAGTCGATGAATAA
- a CDS encoding enolase C-terminal domain-like protein: MKITNVRWTPVFIPIEAPLRYAYGSHPGVSRLVIEIETDEGLTGLGECYSGPSREGQLAEMRPLLIGEDPFQLERLRWKLSSPSAQKLFGNVLGYAGIEFACLDLQGKAIGRPVCDLLGGRLRESVPHAGYLFYRHANGEGKGRISDTEDMVAFAKDLVAKHGFQTLKYKNGVLPPEEEIETFIALREAFPQCKLRLDPNAAWSVTTAVRVAQKLADYDVEYYEDPVWGLRAMERVNAKVPYMTLASNMSIFAFEDIYPAAHNNVIDMVLLDPHWYGGISRARIAAGACEALGLDVGLHSGGEFGISQAAALHLLASVPNLSAAADSHYHHLTDDIIVGGKMQFEAGGMPVPKGPGLGVELDRDKLAKYNELARKQEMGSWIEDPTCPGVVTVQPKW; the protein is encoded by the coding sequence ATGAAGATCACAAATGTGCGCTGGACGCCTGTTTTCATCCCCATCGAGGCGCCATTGCGCTATGCCTATGGGTCGCATCCCGGAGTATCGCGACTGGTCATTGAAATTGAAACAGACGAGGGACTGACCGGACTGGGCGAATGCTACAGCGGCCCTAGTCGAGAAGGGCAGCTAGCGGAGATGCGGCCCCTGCTCATTGGAGAAGACCCATTTCAGTTGGAGCGGCTTCGATGGAAGCTCTCGTCGCCGAGCGCGCAGAAGCTCTTCGGCAATGTGTTGGGATATGCAGGCATCGAGTTTGCGTGTCTTGACCTGCAGGGCAAGGCAATCGGACGGCCAGTTTGTGATCTGCTGGGCGGTCGGTTGCGCGAGAGTGTGCCACATGCGGGATACCTTTTCTACCGGCACGCGAATGGCGAGGGGAAGGGTCGGATCAGTGATACGGAGGACATGGTCGCGTTTGCGAAAGATCTGGTTGCGAAGCATGGTTTCCAGACCTTGAAGTACAAGAACGGCGTTTTGCCTCCGGAAGAGGAGATTGAGACGTTCATCGCGCTGCGCGAGGCATTTCCGCAATGCAAGCTGCGCCTGGACCCGAACGCTGCATGGAGCGTGACGACGGCAGTCCGAGTGGCGCAGAAACTGGCTGATTATGACGTCGAGTACTACGAGGATCCAGTCTGGGGGCTGCGTGCAATGGAGCGCGTGAACGCGAAGGTCCCCTATATGACGCTGGCGTCAAACATGAGCATCTTTGCCTTCGAGGATATCTATCCGGCGGCGCACAACAATGTAATCGACATGGTGCTGCTGGATCCTCATTGGTATGGCGGCATCTCGCGAGCTCGAATTGCAGCTGGAGCATGCGAGGCACTGGGGCTGGACGTAGGACTGCATAGTGGCGGGGAGTTCGGAATCTCGCAGGCGGCTGCATTGCATCTGCTCGCATCTGTACCGAACCTGAGTGCAGCGGCAGATTCGCACTACCACCATCTGACGGACGACATTATTGTTGGCGGGAAAATGCAGTTTGAGGCGGGAGGCATGCCCGTGCCGAAGGGTCCTGGGTTAGGCGTGGAGCTCGACCGGGACAAGCTGGCGAAGTATAACGAGTTGGCACGGAAGCAGGAG
- a CDS encoding DUF4185 domain-containing protein codes for MPRTNRALWSVLALFLFFAPGLAHASSCTPSFPLEENKTLGWEGADAAYSILLPDGRDVWIFGDTLYGTDRSVTGHDPRQVHNSLGISTCDAKGNWHLNYVVKHDRAGHAESYFSPVDPQHWYWAMDGFMAHGDLWVTLLCIRHAATPSPWAMDFETCGSDLAQVSHLDRDPQDWEVSIHPLVPDGVKAYPSAATVVRGDYAYLFALYESGTRPLLVTRLPLNGLDNPAGNLEYLATDDTWKHGFDPSHAKEVMKNGNTELSIRYHSELKEWLAVMVEPNGFSDKVLLRTAPDLTGPWTEGQVVYHMPEMLPGPSRDKNVFCYAGKEHPELEDGRKLLFTYVCNTMDVPSLVTNRKIYHPQVVLIPLPHEQDER; via the coding sequence GTGCCCCGAACGAATCGCGCCCTCTGGTCCGTCCTCGCACTTTTTCTTTTCTTTGCTCCCGGTCTTGCGCACGCTTCCAGCTGCACACCTAGCTTCCCTCTGGAGGAGAATAAAACTCTTGGATGGGAGGGGGCCGATGCCGCCTACTCCATCCTGCTGCCGGACGGGCGCGATGTTTGGATCTTCGGCGACACGCTCTACGGCACCGACCGGTCCGTCACTGGTCATGATCCTCGCCAGGTCCACAACAGTCTTGGCATCTCAACCTGTGACGCCAAGGGTAACTGGCACCTGAACTATGTCGTGAAGCACGACAGGGCGGGCCACGCCGAAAGCTATTTCTCTCCGGTGGACCCACAACACTGGTATTGGGCGATGGACGGCTTCATGGCCCATGGTGATCTTTGGGTTACGCTGCTCTGCATTCGTCACGCCGCCACGCCCAGCCCCTGGGCGATGGACTTCGAGACGTGTGGCTCCGACCTCGCACAGGTCAGCCACCTGGATCGTGATCCGCAGGACTGGGAGGTGAGCATCCATCCCCTCGTCCCCGACGGCGTCAAAGCCTACCCCTCCGCCGCTACTGTCGTCCGCGGCGACTACGCCTACCTCTTTGCTCTCTACGAGAGCGGAACGCGTCCTCTGCTTGTCACGCGCCTCCCGCTCAATGGCCTCGATAATCCAGCAGGGAATCTCGAATATCTTGCCACGGATGATACATGGAAGCACGGCTTCGACCCTTCGCATGCCAAGGAAGTCATGAAGAATGGCAACACCGAACTCTCCATCCGCTATCACTCTGAACTCAAAGAGTGGCTCGCGGTCATGGTCGAGCCCAACGGCTTCTCCGACAAGGTGCTTCTGCGTACGGCACCCGACCTAACCGGTCCATGGACCGAAGGCCAGGTGGTCTACCACATGCCTGAGATGCTCCCTGGCCCCTCGCGTGATAAGAACGTCTTCTGCTACGCGGGCAAAGAGCATCCCGAGCTTGAAGATGGCCGCAAGTTGCTCTTCACCTACGTCTGTAACACAATGGACGTCCCATCTCTCGTCACTAACCGAAAAATCTATCATCCGCAGGTTGTCCTCATTCCTTTGCCCCACGAACAAGACGAGCGTTAG
- a CDS encoding SMP-30/gluconolactonase/LRE family protein, which produces MEFFPQPVAPIVSCHRMAVFAEGLDHPEGLAFDQEGVLWAGGEAGQIYRISKEGKAEEVANVGGFCLGITLSPAQDIFVCNLGVHALQRIDRRGRVLQTIEQVGGRRLQTPNFSVFDADGNLYFSDSGEWNAGNGCVYRLRRSGVVEFFAGPFAFPNGMALSAMGDALFIVESQRHSVTRLPIRSDGAAGDPEVYASGLARVPDGVVLDAAQNLYVTCYATDCIYRVRTDRTVELFAYDPEGTMLARPTNAVFGGPSRTDLFVANLGRWHITCIPTDTPGQLLATQIAE; this is translated from the coding sequence ATGGAGTTCTTCCCTCAACCCGTCGCCCCGATCGTGTCATGCCATCGTATGGCGGTCTTTGCCGAGGGGCTAGACCATCCTGAGGGGCTCGCGTTCGACCAGGAAGGCGTGTTGTGGGCCGGAGGCGAGGCCGGGCAGATTTATCGGATATCTAAGGAAGGAAAGGCGGAGGAGGTGGCCAATGTCGGAGGCTTCTGTCTCGGAATCACGCTTTCGCCTGCGCAAGATATCTTTGTGTGCAACCTGGGTGTCCACGCGCTGCAACGAATAGACCGCCGTGGCCGTGTCCTACAGACGATTGAGCAAGTGGGTGGACGACGGCTGCAGACGCCGAATTTCTCGGTCTTCGATGCGGACGGCAACCTCTATTTCTCGGACTCCGGCGAGTGGAACGCGGGGAACGGCTGCGTTTATCGGCTACGCCGGAGCGGCGTTGTGGAGTTTTTCGCAGGACCCTTTGCGTTCCCGAATGGGATGGCACTGAGCGCGATGGGCGATGCATTGTTTATCGTCGAGAGCCAGCGCCACTCTGTGACGCGGCTTCCGATCAGGAGCGACGGAGCGGCTGGCGATCCCGAAGTGTACGCATCGGGATTGGCGCGGGTGCCCGATGGCGTGGTGCTCGATGCTGCCCAGAACCTCTATGTAACCTGTTACGCGACCGACTGCATCTATCGCGTACGAACGGATCGCACCGTCGAACTTTTCGCATACGATCCCGAGGGAACGATGCTCGCGAGGCCGACCAACGCAGTCTTTGGCGGTCCGTCGCGAACGGACCTTTTCGTGGCCAATCTGGGACGTTGGCACATTACTTGCATTCCCACCGACACACCCGGTCAACTGCTCGCGACACAAATCGCAGAATAG
- a CDS encoding TonB-dependent receptor: MNNLFRLCRIFLAILILSSAGVAMAQLDTGSVQGTVRDSSGAVIPNATVVVTNEGTQRNYRTTSNSHGEYSIPTLPVGIYSVTTTSKGFQASKIMSVPLNASELHRTDVVLQLGSTTDQITVTSDQVQVNTLGADLGTTIDASRIANLPLNGRDFTDLLALVPGSVTSGQFGQTSLGGAETSFAGVNILLDGADATRIDTNATSMQLGRGDARITRASVDSIAEFHILQGNFSAEYGRSIGDVVNVITKSGTNDWHGEAFEFLRNNALDARNYFAVPGTSTPLRLNQFGGNLGGPIVHQKLFFFTNYEGVRQTITNTQIYDVLNAANRARFVPSMKPVVAAIPVGNLGPDPADTTHNFDLYSANLANTLREDTGSVRIDWNPSETNKFYVRYNIGDSFTNTTYGPAVGQTAPTPARTQFLKLSNTHTFSATLLNEAGFGINSNHVESYGGGGPFPVIAFSCFFCNFGAAPGPATFASIRPQTSYQYIDTLTKVSGRQVIKVGADIRHNLSDEQLQLQEFLSYASISDFENNKGFAFSTLGNPMTRIRNTNYDFFVQDDVRLARTLTLNLGLRYEYNTVLHEKNNQLANFDIATQTVGTPGAPLYKPDYNNFAPRIGFSWDPYGHGKTVVRGGFGIFYNPQLTGAVFSLTDNTSSNISVNVFQALFGTVSCTPNFPLSYPVATVPVCTPQVRNVDEFDPNTRDSYALHYSFGLQQEVAPNTVLEVTYAADRGIKLPAGAAFAGLQFNSQNPITGTYPLSQKFANERLLGDYLDSKYNSLQVALRGHSRALTYDVNYTLAHEFDDTVSVFGAFVNPTNPRNDFSTGDIDVRNNFTADAFYHAPDIRYLPRILGHGWDLGAIASARSGLPVNIVTNIPDDYGTPQRPNFVPGATPKSLRAKNYSSPNNQFDGTMLTVPVSSSFGNVPRNAGTGPRFAQVDTAFIKRTPIGEKWNVEFRTDLFNIANHPNFANPSGNAFIANPLYGQPGQSQYALDPGFGRSRTTVGSNIGTGTSRQVQFSIKIIR; encoded by the coding sequence ATGAATAATCTTTTTCGTTTATGCCGTATCTTCCTGGCGATCCTGATCCTCTCCTCGGCCGGAGTGGCAATGGCGCAACTCGATACCGGTAGTGTCCAGGGTACCGTGCGCGATAGCTCGGGCGCGGTTATCCCGAATGCGACAGTCGTCGTGACTAACGAGGGTACACAACGCAACTACCGTACTACCTCAAACAGCCATGGCGAATACAGCATTCCTACTTTGCCGGTCGGCATCTACAGCGTGACGACGACTTCCAAAGGCTTTCAAGCGTCGAAGATTATGTCGGTTCCACTCAACGCCTCAGAACTGCATCGCACCGATGTTGTCCTCCAGCTCGGCAGCACTACCGACCAGATCACCGTCACTTCTGACCAGGTGCAAGTCAATACGCTGGGAGCGGACCTCGGAACCACCATTGATGCGAGTCGCATCGCTAATCTTCCGCTCAATGGTCGCGACTTCACCGACCTGCTGGCGCTCGTGCCCGGCTCAGTCACTAGTGGCCAGTTCGGCCAGACCAGTCTGGGCGGCGCGGAGACTAGCTTCGCCGGCGTGAACATCCTGCTCGATGGCGCTGATGCCACCCGTATCGACACGAATGCCACCTCCATGCAACTGGGACGCGGCGATGCGCGCATCACTCGCGCAAGCGTCGATTCGATTGCGGAGTTCCACATCCTGCAAGGCAACTTTTCAGCCGAGTACGGTCGCTCCATCGGCGACGTCGTCAATGTCATCACCAAGTCCGGCACCAATGACTGGCACGGAGAGGCCTTCGAGTTTCTCCGCAATAATGCCCTCGATGCCCGCAATTACTTCGCCGTCCCCGGCACCAGCACTCCGCTCCGTCTCAATCAGTTCGGCGGTAACCTCGGTGGGCCTATCGTCCATCAAAAGCTTTTCTTCTTCACCAACTATGAGGGTGTCCGCCAGACGATCACCAACACGCAGATTTACGACGTGCTGAATGCCGCCAACCGCGCACGGTTCGTGCCCTCTATGAAGCCCGTCGTCGCGGCCATCCCGGTGGGAAATCTTGGCCCGGATCCTGCAGACACCACGCACAACTTCGACCTATACAGCGCCAACCTCGCGAACACTTTGCGGGAGGATACGGGGTCCGTCCGCATCGATTGGAACCCGAGTGAGACAAACAAGTTTTACGTCCGCTATAACATCGGCGACTCATTTACAAATACCACCTACGGTCCCGCTGTCGGGCAGACCGCCCCAACACCAGCACGTACGCAGTTCCTTAAGCTCAGCAACACGCATACCTTCTCGGCTACTCTGTTGAACGAAGCTGGCTTCGGCATTAATTCCAATCACGTAGAGTCTTACGGAGGCGGCGGTCCCTTCCCAGTCATTGCTTTCAGCTGCTTCTTCTGCAACTTCGGTGCAGCACCTGGGCCTGCAACCTTCGCGAGCATCCGTCCGCAGACGTCCTATCAGTACATCGACACGCTCACCAAAGTCTCTGGCCGCCAGGTCATCAAAGTCGGCGCAGACATTCGCCACAACCTCTCGGATGAGCAACTCCAGCTCCAGGAGTTTCTTTCCTATGCCAGCATCTCTGACTTTGAAAACAACAAAGGATTCGCCTTCAGCACACTCGGCAATCCGATGACGCGGATCCGCAATACCAACTACGATTTCTTCGTGCAGGATGACGTTCGACTCGCACGTACCCTCACCCTCAACCTCGGTTTGCGTTATGAGTACAACACTGTGTTGCACGAGAAGAACAATCAGCTCGCCAACTTCGACATCGCTACGCAAACTGTCGGAACTCCGGGCGCTCCGCTCTATAAGCCTGACTACAATAACTTCGCACCACGCATCGGCTTCAGCTGGGACCCTTACGGCCATGGCAAGACTGTTGTGCGCGGCGGCTTCGGCATCTTCTATAACCCTCAGTTGACGGGTGCCGTCTTCTCGCTTACTGACAACACATCCAGCAACATCTCGGTGAATGTGTTCCAGGCGCTCTTCGGTACGGTCTCCTGCACGCCCAATTTCCCGCTCTCCTACCCCGTCGCCACGGTGCCTGTCTGCACTCCACAGGTACGCAATGTCGATGAATTTGACCCGAACACGCGTGACAGCTATGCCCTCCACTACAGCTTCGGCCTGCAGCAGGAGGTCGCGCCGAACACAGTGCTGGAGGTGACCTACGCCGCCGACCGCGGGATCAAGCTGCCCGCCGGCGCAGCCTTCGCCGGTCTTCAGTTCAACAGCCAGAACCCGATCACCGGCACGTATCCTCTCAGCCAGAAGTTCGCGAATGAGCGCCTGCTCGGAGACTATCTCGATTCCAAGTACAACAGCTTGCAGGTAGCGCTCCGGGGGCATAGCCGCGCCCTTACCTATGACGTCAATTACACTTTGGCGCATGAGTTCGACGACACAGTCAGCGTCTTCGGGGCCTTCGTGAATCCCACCAATCCGAGGAACGACTTCTCCACCGGTGACATCGATGTCCGCAACAATTTCACTGCGGACGCTTTCTACCACGCCCCGGACATCCGCTATCTGCCCCGTATTCTGGGCCATGGCTGGGATCTCGGCGCGATCGCCTCGGCACGCAGCGGTCTGCCGGTCAACATCGTAACGAACATCCCGGATGACTACGGCACGCCGCAACGTCCGAACTTCGTCCCAGGAGCGACACCCAAGTCGTTGCGCGCGAAGAACTACAGCTCGCCCAACAATCAGTTCGATGGAACAATGCTCACAGTGCCAGTGTCCAGCTCCTTCGGCAACGTCCCGCGCAACGCTGGAACCGGGCCGCGGTTCGCACAGGTCGATACTGCCTTCATCAAGCGCACGCCAATCGGCGAGAAGTGGAATGTTGAGTTCCGCACCGACCTCTTCAATATCGCCAATCATCCAAACTTCGCGAACCCTTCAGGCAACGCTTTCATTGCCAATCCACTTTATGGCCAGCCCGGGCAGTCGCAGTACGCGCTTGATCCCGGTTTTGGTCGCAGCAGAACTACGGTTGGCAGCAACATCGGTACCGGAACCTCACGTCAGGTTCAGTTTTCGATCAAAATCATTCGCTAG